The Raphanus sativus cultivar WK10039 chromosome 2, ASM80110v3, whole genome shotgun sequence genome includes a region encoding these proteins:
- the LOC108840430 gene encoding uncharacterized protein LOC108840430: MNPANATAMEAEGGGNGEEYEVGKMYEVKLTTGIEFKGIVLAYDSDPHVVIFQEGTAPETGKSMTTRTVKTNFISKATFLAKLNDPLASNKKKRFVDLSGLKKKEAIAIRKIESIGVGVTAEAQKIFDAFSKTHRVKWDNKDIVINEDVRISSPYHSDCVTGGTRAANDQIKKVLKIVREKIQRSSDT; encoded by the exons ATGAATCCAGCAAATGCGACGGCGATGGAAGCCGAAGGTGGAGGAAACGGTGAGGAGTACGAGGTGGGGAAGATGTACGAGGTGAAGCTGACGACTGGAATCGAGTTCAAGGGGATCGTCTTGGCATACGACTCTGATCCGCATGTCGTCATCTTCC AAGAGGGAACGGCGCCGGAAACCGGTAAATCGATGACTACACGGACGGTGAAAACGAACTTCATATCCAAGGCTACGTTTCTGGCGAAGTTAAACGATCCACTCGCTTCGAACAAGAAGAAGCGTTTCGTTGATCTCAGTGGACTCAAAAAGAAAGAGGCAATCGCTATTAG GAAAATCGAGAGCATTGGTGTTGGTGTTACTGCAGAGGCGCAGAAGATCTTCGACGCTTTCTCTAAGAC GCATCGTGTCAAGTGGGATAACAAAGACATAGTGATAAATGAAGATGTGCGTATTTCTAGCCCTTACCATTCTGATTGTGTCACTGGAGGAACTCGTGCTGCCAATGATCAAATTAAGAAAGTG CTGAAGATCGTGAGA